The Euphorbia lathyris chromosome 4, ddEupLath1.1, whole genome shotgun sequence genomic interval ACTTTGGGCTTCTGTACTGCCTTCTTCAAGGGGTAGTTTGTTTTGACCATGATGGTATGAGCTTGAAAGTATGGTCGCAGGCGCTCTGATGCTTGTGTGATGGAAAATAGTGCCTTATCAACTTCCGAATATCGGATCTCCGCCCCCTTGAGTACCTTACTGAGGAAATAGATAGGAAAAACTTCGCCTCCTTCTGTCTAAGTTAGCGCCATTACAACGGCCTCTTCTGCGATGGTGAAGTAAAGATGAATGTCTTTTCCCGGTTTTGGTGCCGATAGGAGTGGTGGGGTGGTGAGGAAAGTTTTGATGGCGTCGAAGGCTGCTTGACAGTCTGTCGCGGTGTGATAATTAATAACATgtggtttttaatttataattgcTTGAGATATGCGAGCGACTCATGTGGCAGCTCGTGAGTCTATAATTAACAATAACTTGTGGTTATTGAATTGAAACTTCTTTTTAGAATATGCGAGTAGCTCAGAAGGTAGCTCGCGATGTTATAATTGATAATAACATGGTTATTAAATTTTTGATCTATGCGACGTGTGGTGGCTCGCGAGTCTATAATTGACAATAACTTTTGGTTATTGAATTGAAACTCTTTTTAGAATATGCGAGTAGATTAGAAGGTAGCTTGCGACGTTACAATTGATAATAACGTGGTTATTAAATTTTTGAGGTATGCGAGGGGCTCGTGTGGTGGCTCGCGAGTTTATAATTGACAATAACTTGTGGTTATTGAATTGAAACTCTGTTTAGAATATGTGAGTAGCTCAGAAGGTAGCTCGTGACGTTACAATCGATAATAACGTGGTTATTACATTTTTGAGGTATGCGAGGGACTCGTGTGGCGGCTCGCGAGTCTATAATTGACAATAACTTGTGGTTATTGAATTGAAACTCTTTTTAGAATATGCGAGTACCTCAGAAGGTAGCTCGCAATGTCATAATTGATAAATAACATGCggttattaaattataattgcTTTGAAGGTATGCGAGTTGCTTATGCTGCGGCTCGCGAGTCTGCAATTGGACTCTTATCATATATGCGGGTAGCTCTGAAGCTAGCTCGTGAGTGTGAACCATTGGCTTTCATTAATGAGGAAAATTTACATGAGCTATTGGTAGTATTTCCTTAGTGTTTGAATATTCCAGCTGTTGTCGAACACATGACCTTCTAAGGAAGCCAATTTGTAGGCCTCGTTATGCAGTACTGTGTGGATTCGGTAGGGTCCTTCCCATGATTGTCCCAGCTTCCCCTTAGCCAGCGGGGATTGTGATGCCGCGGTGTCTCGGAGAACGAGGTCGCCGACCTAAAAGTAGTGGGGACGCATTCTCTTGTCGTGGTAGTGTGCTAAACTCTACTTGTGAGTTGTGATGTAAAGTAATGCATTCAGGCGCTCCTCCTCTAACCTGTGCTCGGCTTCAGCGAGAGCCTCGTTGTTTCTTGCTTCGTCAAAGTTGTTGTAGCGAGGTGACCGAAGTGTGAATTCGGATGGTGCCATGGCCTCAACTCCATAAGTGAGAAAGAAGGGGGTCCTTCTTATCCCTGAATGTGGGGTAGTTCGATATGACCATAATACTGAAGGAATATGGTCAGGACAGGCATGTCCTTTGTTGAAAAGTCGGGCCTTAATCCCTCTTAAGATGGTCCGATTGCTAACCTCTGTCAGGTCGTTGCTCTGAGGGTGAGCGACTGACGTATAATGTCATTTGATACCCCAGGCCGAACAAAAGTTATGAAATGGGGCACAGTCAAATTGTCGCCCGTTGTCCGTGATGAAAGAGTGAGGGACTCCGAACCTGTATATTATTTTTCGCTTAATGAAATTGATGACATTCTCCGCTATCATCTTGGTAATTGCTTCCGCCTCTATCCATTTAGTGAAATGATCGATTGTGACCACCATAAAGCGCTTTTGTGCCGGGGCTATGGGAAAAGGACCAAGAAGATCAATGCCCCACACGGCGAAAGGCCAGGGTGTGATGATGCCCCTGAATGGTGCTGTCGGGGCATGGTAGGTGTTTGCGTGAACTTGGCATGCCTGGCAACTGCGCACGATCTTGGTGGCATCGGAGTCCATGGTTTGCCAATAGAGCCCTGGAAGTCGGGCCTTTTTTGCAATGGATCGCGCGCCTTGATGCGACCTGCAAACTCCTTTGTGTATTTCTTTGAGGCAATGATCCCCTTCCTCTTCCGAGATACATTTTAACCATGGTTGACAGGAGGCTTTGCGATACAATATGCCGTCATGTAAGGCATAATGCCAAGACCGTCATACGACAAGTGATGCTCGGGTCTTATCCTTCGGAAGGGTTCCCTCTTGGAGGTTGTTGATAATGTCTCTTCACCGCCCTGAGCTTGTTGCGTCCACATGATCTATCTATAGTGAATATCCTGCTTCAATTGTGGGAGCATTCGAGATTTCTATGAGAGTGTCCGCATCAGTAGACTGCTCTCCTGCTACGAGGGCAGCTATCGCATCTGCCTCTTCATTCTCTTCGCATGGGATCAAAATTAAGGCGAATGTAACCCCTTTGTCCGTGAGGTCATGGAGGAGAGTCTTTTCCAGTTCTAGGTAGAGGCACATGGTGGGGTCTTTGGCCTTGTAAGGGCCATTGATATGGCATACTACGAGTTTGGAGTCCGAGTATACCGTTAGGTGCCCTTTCACTAGGGTTTTAGCCAGTCGGAGGGCCGCTATTAATGCTTCATATTCTGTCTGATTGTTCATGGTCGGGAAGTTCAGTCGAATAGCGTATCACGGGTGGAGATTATGTGGTCTCTGGATGGCTATGTTGGCGCCTACTCGTCCTGGGCCGCAGGATCCGTCAACGCTCATGGACCATTGGTCGATTGGAACGTTGTCTGTGTTCGGGATTGCTTTGGCGGAAGCGGCACCAGTGAACTCGATAATGAAATCGGAGAGCACTTGTGCTTTGATAGCATTACGAGCTTCAAAACGGATGTCAAATTACGATAGGTAGACGGACCAGTTTGTGATAGGACCGGAGACTTCGGGCTTCTGTACTGCCTTCTTCAAGGGGTAGTTTGTTATGACCATGATGGTATGAGCTTGAAAGTATGGTCGCATGCGCTCTGATGCTTGTGTGATGGCAAATAGTGCCTTCTCAACTTCCAAATATCGGATCTCCGCCCCCTTGAGTACCTTGCTGAGGAAATAGATAGGAAAAACTTCGCCTCCTTCTGTCTGAGTTAGAGCCATTACAACGGCCTCTTCTGCGACGGTGAAGTAAAGATGAATGTCTTTTCCCAGTTTTGGTGCCCACAGGAGTGGTGGGGTGGTGAGGAAAGTTTTGATGGCGTCGAAGGCTGCTTGGCAGTCTGTCGACCATGTGAAGGGGTGCTCCTTTTTTATCGCTTTGTAGAAAGGGAGGCTGTGCTGCACCGAACAGGAGATGAATCGTCTCAAAGCGATGAGGCGCCTGTTGAGCCTTTGCACCTCCCGGAGGTTGTGAGGTGTCTTCATTGCTAATATTGCCTCTATTTTTGCCAGATTTGGCTCTAACCCTTTCTCCGATACCACACAGCTAAGGAACTTGCCTGATCAGATGCCAAAGAAGCATTTCTTCGGAATGAGTTTGAGGTTAAACTTTTGAAAAATTGTGAAGACTTCTTCCAAATCCCGAGGATGGTCTTGTTCTTTTGAACTGAGAACTACCATATCATTGATGTAAACATGGACCATGTTGCCGATGACGTGTGAGAACATCTTGTCGATCAGTCTTTGGTAGGTTGCTCCCATATTTTTCAGGCCGAAGGGCATCACGTTGTAGCAGTAAGTGCCTTCATGGGTGATAAAAGACGTTTTTTCTGCGTCTGAAGGGTCCAGTGGTATTTGCTGAAAACCTGCTATGGCGTCGAACTGCGACAAAAAATTTCTTCCCACAGTCTGATCGATGAGTTGATCTATGTTAGGCAATGGGTAACAATCTTTAGGGCATGCTTTATTGACATCggtaaaatctacacacattCGGTACTTCCCACTGGCTTTCTTTATAAGTACAACATTAGAAAGCCAGTCCGGGTAGTGTACTTCGCGGATAAATTTTACAGGTAGAAGTTTCTGGATCTCGGCTTTGACGGCTGCCTGCTTTTCCTATGCCTGGACGCGCCTCTTCTGCTTCACCGGCTCAACGGTGGGGTCAATTTCCAGCTTATGAGTTGCTTGATCGAGGGATACGCCTGTGATATCCTCGGTGCTCCAGGCAAACACGTTCTCGTGCTTAGTAAGTATAGCTTTGATTTTATCTATGAGGTCGGGAGCTATGTTGGTCCTGATTTTCAGCGCCTTGTCCTCTCCGACCGAACAATCCACCACAGGCTCAATGGGCTTGGGATTATATCCTCTCATGTCCATGAGGTCGTCTTCTACATAGAAAGTCGTGCGAGGCTGCGTCGCCTGCCATTGCAGTTTTTTAGCCAACATTCGGTCTCCGAGAATTGTGATTTGGTTACCGTGATAGGGCAGGGTCAGACATAGGTAAAAAATGTTCACTGTGGCTCGTAGGGTCGCCAAAAGAGGCCTCCCGATGATCACATTGTAGGCCAGTGGGATGTCCACCACTACCCAATCAGCCACGCATTCTACTTCGCCATCGCCTTGGGAAAAACTGTTGGAATGGAGATGAGGCCTTTGAAAGGTACTTCAATTTCGGAAAGCCCTACCAGAGGGAAAGTCCCTGCCCGGAGGGTGCTGCCGATATTCTTTATGGCTCGCAATGCTGTCTAGGTGATCAGATTTACTGAGCTCCCTGTGTCGATGAGCACTCGATGCACGTTGAAGTTAGCGATGCTTATGGAAAAGACGAGTGCCTCCGAGTGGCTGGTTCAAAGCGGTGGTTGCAGTGTCAAAGTTTCATCTGttgctttcctcttgcgggctgTAATCAGGGGGTTGGAATGCACTGGGATTCCTTCTCAAATGACGTGGATCTCCCCTTGGAACCTCGGCCTCTTATTGTCTTCGACTCAGTTAGTGTTTCTCTGCTTCGGGCTCTGCTCCCTTTGCCTGGGAAGCCTCGGCGGTGCGCCCTGCTTTGTGATTCTGTCTATCTCTTTCTGCAGTTGGTGACAATTCTCCATCGAGTGGCCGAAAGATTTATGGTACTTGCAATATTCTTTCTCGATGTGGGTCTTACCTATGTCAACCGACGGGGTCTGATGTGTGTATCTCTTCGGGGCATGCGGCGAGGTGTAATTGACCTCCTTCCCGCGGACCCTGTCTCCTCTTCTGTCTAAGGTGGGTGCCTCGACTCGCAGGGGGTAGGGTATGGGAGCATCCTCTCTGCATCCTCGTCCCATGTCGGGGCATCTCTTGGCACCTTGCTCCTCTCCTCTCTACGGACGTCTCCCTTGGCCTTGTCCTTCTCTGATTCTTCATAGCCTGCCGGACGGTCGCAGTCGTCATATCGAATAAAAGTTTGCGCCATGGTCATCATCTCTTCAAACGATCGAGGCATCTTCCTGAAGCATTTTTGCTTGAGGGGCTCGCAGGAGGTGCCTTTAGCCAAGGTGTCGTGTGCTACTTCCAAATTAAGTCCCTTGACCTGGGAGGCCATGTGGTGGAACCTGGAGAGGAAGTTGCGCAGGGGCTCCGTGGTTCGCTGCTTGAGCCTGTTGAGATCAGAACTGATCTTTCTTACTTTGGCCGCAGCGACGAATCTTGAGAGGAAAAGGTCTTTTAGGAGATCGAACGAATCGATGGATTTGGGCGCCAGTAACCGATACCATTCTTGCGCACTTCCGGAGAGCGTCGTGGGAAAcaccttgcacatgatgtcctcgtccTTGGAATAGAGGTTTATGGTGCTCATGAAAGAAGCCACGTGGTCATTGGGGTCCTCCGTTCCCATGTACTGGGACAGGCGAGGGGCCTTCCAGTCTCGTGGGAATCTGGTCTCGATTATCCTCTGCACCAAAGGAGTTTTGCTGGAAGTGACGCTTCCACCCATGACTCCTCCGAGCGCCCGCTTGTCGAGGAAACGCTGGATTTTCAGCTCTAGAAATTCTTCACTATTGGTGGCCGCTGCGGACTCAGGGCCCGCGGCTCTCCCTGCGGGTGACATGATTGTTACTAGATCTCCTGCGGGGCGCTTCGGGTTGTAGGCTCCCCCGCGGCTTGGTTTGCCGATCGCGGCTCCACCGTCTCCTTGAGATACTGCCAGATTTTAGCATTTTCATCTTGCAAGCTTCTCTGTTGCTCcatgatcttcatctgagccgccgtaTGGACGACCTGGGTAGTTTGGAAATCGCGTATGGCGCTGAGAAGTTGCGAGGTGATGTATGCTTCCTCGTCCGTCGGGTCGACTTCTTCCATCAGGGGAGCCAGGTTTCTGGGGGAGATGGGAAGCGCTGGCGTAGAACGCAGCTCGTTTTTCATGGAGCTCGCCGCTCCGGTGACCGGCTCTTTTGCTGGAGTTGACTCGGTGGGTGTCTGCATTTCTTTGAAGTTCTGAGATCACTCGTAGTCCACGCTCACCACACCAAATAATCAGGTTGCGAACTACAGTGGTCGGTTTGGAAGTTCGATCCGGTCAGGGAGCTCCTCGCCGAGTTGCCTGATCTCCTTCGATGACGTCTCTGTGAGGGGATCGGTCCCTATAAACACTTTGAAGCTCAAGACAGTCAGAGGTCCTAGGCGACGTGTCAAATAAACAGTCGAAGTGCTTAAGTTAACACATGCGTACCTCTGTGGGATATCCCCTTGGCTTATTTATAAGCCATTGCCATGGGCTTGGGGCCTTCGATGAGCCCTTTGGTAAAGTGGGACTGATGGGCTGTAGGTCATTTGTTGAatcattttctattagttcaatgctagtttctaaaaaattataacatttttacagttttaacgcgttgaaggctaaaaaaattttgcccAGTCCTAGCAGGCTGGACTTttaaaatttaccgtcaaccgcacTGTTAAAATTATCCCCCCAAATTATTGTGTTAAAAAGTATTGAATTTTAcgtgatataatattttttatgttataaaaatttattattaaatatttaagccCGGCTTAGTTTGGGTTCTGGTTCCGCTACTGATACCTTTTGTTTAGGGAAACCGCCTGATTGGCAAGATTTTGTTGGAATTATTACCAGCGGGCTGGACTAGAAAAAATTTACCGTCAATCGCACGGTTAAAATTAGCCCCCTAAATTATtgtgttaaaaattattgaattttacgtaatataatatttttaacgttataaaaaattattattaaatatttaagccCGGCTTAGTTTGGGTTCTAATTCCGCCATTGATACCTTTTGTTTAGGGGAAACCGCCTGATTGGCAAGATTTTGTTGGAATTATTACTTTGCTTATTATCAATTCAACAATAAGCTTCATAAAAGAGAACAATGCTGGTAATGCTGATGATGCTCTAATGGCTCGTATTGCGACCATCCTGGTGAGTTGTTTAtagtattttatattattattattacatttattgcttttatgtttaattaattctagaaagagaaaaattaacaaaaatttgagagaagagagagagagaaaaaatattaaaaaaggaTGGAGAAAATGGCGTAAttgatttttactttttatttgagggtttgtttgtgataattagataataagaggggttaatttataaattaaataaatataagaacaaaattaactatttttcctttgacttttgacttttttaaCAGCGTTGATCAATTTAGCATGTGTTTGCAAACGGAATAAATCTCAAGgtaccaatttgtaaatttttaaattacaaGGATGCCGATCGAAAAGAAGTATAactacaaagtttatttttatatttttaacaagGTAAAATTTATTTGTGAAAAGAAGTAAGAGtgataacaaataaaatatttaatagacattatatttataaaaattcaaTGTCTATTTTCGAACTTAACTACATATTTTAAGATATATGCTTGCAACTTCGTTTAAAATTAACTTCGTTGTCCATctaataaaacaattaaataataaattccACCAATCAtttaaataataaacataattctACATGAAAttcttaaatttaaaattaataaatgaacaCACAAATAGTATTACAAACTACATAATTTAACAAATCATTTAAATTTTCAAACTTTGAATATAAAAAAgacattttaattaaaactaaatacATAATTAATCCCTTAAACTTTCACAATTTTAAAGATTAAGTCCTtgtcatttattttttcaaaatagCCTCTAATTATAAACTGTGTTTAAcatttaaacaaaccaaaaaaataatttaatttatgcatATTTTTACATTAGGAAAACAGTATTTTACAACTAAGTTACCATAAGGTGACCAACACTTTAAATTCCTTGTTATATATTCTGTTAACAAAGAAAGGAAATTctctataaaaataaaaaataaaaaacaacaaaGTGAGAAAATCATCtacagagaaaaagaagaagaaaggaagatgGGCAGAAGAAAGATTGAGATGCAAATGGTGAGAGACAGCAGTACTAGGCAGGTGACTTTCTCCAAGCGGAGAAGTGGGTTATTCAAGAAAGCTAACGAGTTAGCAATCTTGTGTGGCGCACAGATTGCCATTATTGTTTTCTCTCCAGGAGGAAAACCGTTTTCCTTTGGCAGTCCTTGTGTTCATAATGTTGCCCGGAGCTTTCTAAATCACGAGAAGACAGtttgttcttcttctccttcttcggCAGCTAAATTGGAGAAACTTAACAACCAACTCTTGGAGCTGCAGAGGCAAATTCAGACTGAGAAAAAGAAAGCACAAATGCTGGAAAAAGCAATGAAAGCTAACAACATTCTGAAATCCTTGGATGAGATGAGCCTGGATGAGCTTTTGAAGATGAAAAGGGCTATGGAGGATCTTCGTGAAAAAGTGACAGCCCGTGCTGCTGAAATGGAAGCATCGTCTTCTCTGCTTCTCTTGTCCAAGAAACCTGTTCAGAAAAAATGACTCATCGCATAAGGAGTTTCAAATTGAAGAGATGCAAATGTATGTgatcattttataaaattgtgGTCCAAGAATAAAGTCTGTTTAATCATCTATTCCAATAAAGAGAATTCACTTTATTAAGTGAATTGGTTTGATGTTGCATGTGTTTTGGCTTGGAACtaattttatggttttggttcaGGAATTCAACCTAGCTAGTTAATTTTGTTATAATTAAGAAATCAGAATTTTCAAAATTGGATGTGAACTGTTATCTTATTCAGTCTTCACTCAACTCGTTGAATTCATTTGTTTCCAGCCAAAGACTGTTTTTCAAGTTACTTTAGGTCTTTTCTTGCTCCTGCTTCTGAATTTCAGTGGTTTATTTCCTTTGTTTTCTGCACCAACATGAGAATTGGTGAGCTTTGTTTTCTGCACTTTCAGCTACTACTTGTAATTAATCAGTTTCTTCTTTGTCTCTCTTCAAAGTTGTTATATGTCATGGATTGAtcgaaaaaaatatatatataaattaagcaAACAAATGTTCTCAAATTTATATGTCATGGATTGGTGAGCTTTGTTTTCTGCACTTTCAGCTACTACTTTCAGCTACTCATGTCGACTGAAGCCTTCACCCAACTCTGGACCCTTTTACTAGGATGAATTAGTCATTAACCTCTTAGAAGCAGGTTCATCGTCACCCTAGCCTCATCCGCACCCTCGCGCCCTTCCTCCAACACAATGACGTCAAGGGAAGTCGCAACCATGTCCTCTTCCTCTAGCTCTTCTGAGCGATCTTCGACATTATCTAACGCCCTCCTGCCAGCTCTCTTCTTTCATGTGAACTCCCTAAGGGCATCAAAACCACTGGAATATCTTCTGGAACATTATCTCCTTCAACTCTCGACAAAGGCTCAATCTCATCCTTTACCGTCTCTTCAACCTCAACTCCCACAACCGATAAGGATGCACCTACTCTCGAACCTTATATAGCACCAACCTTAAAAAAACATTATTGGTGGCTAGAGGCAGTCGTCCACCCATAATAATCACCTTTCAACGACTTGAGCTCAAAGGGGAACTCAAGAAGGTCCAAGTCCATCGACCAATCAGGTATTGTGCCATCATACATCGCACCTAAGTATTCACTTATCAGCTTCTCACAATCCAACTTTGGCTCAGGTGACATCTCGCTCAACCACCTGACCAACTCTAACTCACATGTTGTCATGTCCCTTGGGACTAGTCAGGTGCTTGAACAAGCTTGCTTCAGATTAATTATAGCAAACGGGAAGGCTAGGTTCCTCGTTTCACCTTGAAATAATGATGTCACCATTTGAGAGGTTTTGACTGCAGCCCCAATAGGTTTAAAGTGAATCTAGCTTATATGTTGCGATTGCTTCGATGCCATCAGCCAGAAAAAAATGACAAAATACTAGCCTAGTCAAACGAAACATGGCCACCGTGCACAACGAATACATCCCAACCATCAAGCACCACCTGTTCCTAGTTATTTACGACGTAGCCAAGTTAACATCTCACATCATTTCCACAAAGAATGGTAGCAAAGACAGCCTTATGCCCATGTCCAAGTGATCCTCATACACCACCATTTCATTCAGAGTGCAATGATTATTATCCCACTTTGATCTTGACATCACAGCCAGAATCAAGGGTCTGCCCATTGTATAAAACATGGCGATATCTCCAAGGTCCCTATTGATAATAATGCTATAAGCATTCTCCATCCTCGTTGACTATGGTGCATGAGGCTTGACAAAAGGCTTGAACCTAAGCCCATCAGATCGACAATTCCTCCCAGGCCCTCGTGATAACATGTTTTCCCTCAATCCTCGATATATCGCCCCAACACCAAGTTTAGCCTCCCTATAGAACTCAGGCAAGGTCACAATCACGAAGAGTCTATTATCACGAACTGTCCCTCCACTAGGTTGAGGAATGGAGGGCAACAACTTAGgttttgcctttttctttttcttcctcccAATGAAACCCCATAGTCTCTACCTCCTCCACAGAATCTGACCTAACCTGCCCCAACTCCTCCTCACCCTGTGACTCTACCTGCACCTCAGCTCGAGGACTCAATTAAATGGACAAGTCTCCGACGGACATACTAAATCAACACTCAAACACTTAAAGGGTTTCCCAACCGGCAGAAGGGATGAACACTCAACAAAGTGAAAAGGAAGAAAAGACTGACATGTGGAGGAAAATGGATTGACCTTAAAACCAATGGAAAACTCCACTCGCAGAAAGAACCAAAGAAGCAACTCCCCCTCTTTTCCTCTGGAAAAGCTCAAATTGCACCAACTCTTAAAGGTGGAATAGGGAAACTTGAAAGAAGGAGAAAAACGAAGACACAAAAAAAGGATGGAGAAATAAATCGagcaaaattaaaataaaatggcATATTTATAAGTGATCTCGGAAGTCCAATTATCACTTAACTTTACTACAGACATTAAAAGAAAAGTCATTATTACACCAGAAACGTGCGTGACACGCTTTCAAGAAGCACAATTAAGAGCATCTGCCTAACGCGTATGTGTGCAACTCTT includes:
- the LOC136227488 gene encoding agamous-like MADS-box protein AGL29, with translation MGRRKIEMQMVRDSSTRQVTFSKRRSGLFKKANELAILCGAQIAIIVFSPGGKPFSFGSPCVHNVARSFLNHEKTVCSSSPSSAAKLEKLNNQLLELQRQIQTEKKKAQMLEKAMKANNILKSLDEMSLDELLKMKRAMEDLREKVTARAAEMEASSSLLLLSKKPVQKK